From Nerophis lumbriciformis linkage group LG11, RoL_Nlum_v2.1, whole genome shotgun sequence, one genomic window encodes:
- the rpl15 gene encoding large ribosomal subunit protein eL15, translated as MGAYRYMQELWRKKQSDVMRFLLRVRCWQYRQLSNLHRAPRPTRPDKARRLGYKAKQGYVIYRIRVRRGGRKRPVPKGATYGKPVNHGVNQLKFARSLQSTAEERAGRHCGALRVLNSYWVGEDSTYKFFEVILVDPFHKTIRRNPDSQWITKAVQKHREMRGLTSAGKKSRGLGKGHKFHQTIGGSRRAAWRRRNTLQLHRYR; from the exons ATGGGGGCATATCGCTATATGCAGGAGTTATGGCGCAAGAAGCAATCTGATGTGATGCGCTTCTTGCTGCGTGTGCGTTGCTGGCAGTACCGTCAACTGTCGAACCTTCATCGAGCACCAAGACCAACCAGACCCGACAAAGCTCGCAGGCTGGGTTACAAAGCCAAACAAG GCTACGTGATTTACCGTATCCGTGTCCGCCGTGGAGGCCGTAAGCGCCCCGTACCCAAGGGCGCCACTTACGGAAAGCCAGTGAACCACGGTGTCAACCAACTCAAGTTCGCCCGCAGTTTGCAGTCCACTGCTGAG GAGCGTGCTGGCCGTCATTGTGGCGCCCTGCGAGTGCTGAACTCCTACTGGGTGGGCGAAGATTCAACCTACAAGTTCTTTGAGGTGATCCTGGTGGATCCCTTCCATAAGACAATACGACGCAACCCCGACAGCCAATGGATCACGAAGGCCGTGCAAAAGCACAGAGAGATGCGTGGCCTGACGTCTGCAGGGAAGAAGAGCCGTGGGCTGGGCAAGGGCCACAAGTTCCACCAGACCATTGGAGGCTCCCGCCGTGCTGCCTGGAGGCGCAGAAACACCCTGCAGCTGCATCGTTATCGTTAG